A stretch of the Elephas maximus indicus isolate mEleMax1 chromosome 3, mEleMax1 primary haplotype, whole genome shotgun sequence genome encodes the following:
- the ATCAY gene encoding caytaxin isoform X1, with protein sequence MGTTEATLRMENVDVKEEWQDEDFPRPLPEETGMDSLDGPAGEASSPPNTLNFNGAHRKRKTLVAPEINISLDQSEGSLLSDDFLDTPDDLDINVDDIETPDETDSLEFLGNGNELEWEDDTPVATAKNMPGDSADLFGDGTVEDGSAANGRLWRTVIIGEQEHRIDLHMIRPYMKVVTHGGYYGEGLNAIIVFAACFLPDSSAPDYHYIMENLFLYVISSLELLVAEDYMIVYLNGATPRRRMPGIGWLKKCYQMIDRRLRKNLKSLIIVHPSWFIRTVLAISRPFISVKFINKIQYVHSLEDLEQLIPMENVQIPDCVLQYEEERIRARRESGRPQPEFVLPRAEEKPGMTAAAAAAESRSAPVIEDQETSMS encoded by the exons GCCTCTCCCGGAGGAGACAGGGATGGATTCGCTGGACGGCCCTGCTGGAGAAGCATCCT CCCCCCCAAACACTTTAAACTTCAACGGGGCTCATCGTAAGAGGAAGACGCTCGTCGCCCCGGAGATCAACATTTCCCTGGATCAGAGCGAGGGCTCTCTACTGTCCGACGACTTCCTGGACACTCCTGATGACCTGGACATCAACGTGGACGACATCGAGACCCCCGACGAGACTGACTCGCTGGAGTTCCTGGGGAACGGCAATGAACTGGAGTGGGAAG ATGACACCCCTGTGGCCACTGCCAAGAACATGCCTGGGGACAGTGCAGATCTGTTTGGGGACGGCACGGTGGAAGATGGCAGTGCCGCCAATGGGCGCCTGTGGCGGACGGTGATCATTGGGGAACAGGAGCATCGCATTGACCTGCATATGATCCGGCCCTACATGAAGGTGGTGACCCATGGAG GGTACTATGGTGAAGGCCTCAACGCCATCATTGTTTTCGCCGCCTGCTTCCTCCCGGACAGCAGCGCCCCTGACTACCACTATATCATGGAGAACCTCTTCCT GTATGTCATCAGCAGCCTGGAGCTCCTGGTGGCCGAGGATTACATGATCGTGTACCTGAACGGTGCCACGCCCCGGCGAAGGATGCCTGGCATCGGCTGGCTGAAGAAGTGTTACCAGATGATCGATAGGAG GTTGAGAAAAAACCTGAAGTCCTTAATCATCGTCCATCCCTCCTGGTTTATCCGGACGGTGCTGGCCATCTCCCGCCCTTTCATCAG CGTGAAGTTCATCAACAAGATCCAGTACGTGCACAGCTTGGAGGACCTGGAGCAGCTCATCCCCATGGAGAATGTCCAGATCCCAGACTGTGTCCTCCA GTACGAAGAGGAAAGGATCAGGGCCAGGAGGGAAAG TGGGCGGCCCCAGCCAGAGTTTGTCCTGCCCAGGGCTGAAGAGAAGCCAGGGATgacggcggcagcagcagcagcagagagcaG GTCAGCTCCGGTCATAGAAGATCAGGAGACAAG CATGTCCTGA
- the ATCAY gene encoding caytaxin isoform X2: MDSLDGPAGEASSPPNTLNFNGAHRKRKTLVAPEINISLDQSEGSLLSDDFLDTPDDLDINVDDIETPDETDSLEFLGNGNELEWEDDTPVATAKNMPGDSADLFGDGTVEDGSAANGRLWRTVIIGEQEHRIDLHMIRPYMKVVTHGGYYGEGLNAIIVFAACFLPDSSAPDYHYIMENLFLYVISSLELLVAEDYMIVYLNGATPRRRMPGIGWLKKCYQMIDRRLRKNLKSLIIVHPSWFIRTVLAISRPFISVKFINKIQYVHSLEDLEQLIPMENVQIPDCVLQYEEERIRARRESGRPQPEFVLPRAEEKPGMTAAAAAAESRSAPVIEDQETSMS; the protein is encoded by the exons ATGGATTCGCTGGACGGCCCTGCTGGAGAAGCATCCT CCCCCCCAAACACTTTAAACTTCAACGGGGCTCATCGTAAGAGGAAGACGCTCGTCGCCCCGGAGATCAACATTTCCCTGGATCAGAGCGAGGGCTCTCTACTGTCCGACGACTTCCTGGACACTCCTGATGACCTGGACATCAACGTGGACGACATCGAGACCCCCGACGAGACTGACTCGCTGGAGTTCCTGGGGAACGGCAATGAACTGGAGTGGGAAG ATGACACCCCTGTGGCCACTGCCAAGAACATGCCTGGGGACAGTGCAGATCTGTTTGGGGACGGCACGGTGGAAGATGGCAGTGCCGCCAATGGGCGCCTGTGGCGGACGGTGATCATTGGGGAACAGGAGCATCGCATTGACCTGCATATGATCCGGCCCTACATGAAGGTGGTGACCCATGGAG GGTACTATGGTGAAGGCCTCAACGCCATCATTGTTTTCGCCGCCTGCTTCCTCCCGGACAGCAGCGCCCCTGACTACCACTATATCATGGAGAACCTCTTCCT GTATGTCATCAGCAGCCTGGAGCTCCTGGTGGCCGAGGATTACATGATCGTGTACCTGAACGGTGCCACGCCCCGGCGAAGGATGCCTGGCATCGGCTGGCTGAAGAAGTGTTACCAGATGATCGATAGGAG GTTGAGAAAAAACCTGAAGTCCTTAATCATCGTCCATCCCTCCTGGTTTATCCGGACGGTGCTGGCCATCTCCCGCCCTTTCATCAG CGTGAAGTTCATCAACAAGATCCAGTACGTGCACAGCTTGGAGGACCTGGAGCAGCTCATCCCCATGGAGAATGTCCAGATCCCAGACTGTGTCCTCCA GTACGAAGAGGAAAGGATCAGGGCCAGGAGGGAAAG TGGGCGGCCCCAGCCAGAGTTTGTCCTGCCCAGGGCTGAAGAGAAGCCAGGGATgacggcggcagcagcagcagcagagagcaG GTCAGCTCCGGTCATAGAAGATCAGGAGACAAG CATGTCCTGA